The Deltaproteobacteria bacterium genome has a window encoding:
- a CDS encoding MlaE family lipid ABC transporter permease subunit encodes MYPQRTASDFSLRVESAKDGLYLMMQGRLDRENAEVSLQALMDQIDVHRVQAVHADLSGVTYLDGAGISVLVAAERQAKAKGATFSIQNASLQISGFLGLVDRENLEDCPVCGRRRSAGLIERLGGSTIRIVRDVLFQITFVGELAFALLHSMRHPGKVRWGDTVGNMERVGVDALPIVGLISLLVGLVMGFQGAVSLQTYGVGILLSKLISLVMVQEMGPLITAIIVAGRSGSAFASEIGTMKVSEELDALTTMGLAPTRFVAVPKLLAMIVVMPFLTLFSDIVGVIGGMIVGVAMLNVSYAGYMNETLSSLDLWYLIHGGIKSMIFAVLIAGSGCLRGFQTEGGAEGVGRQTTSAVVTGIFLVVLANALYRIGLQAWN; translated from the coding sequence GTGTATCCGCAACGTACCGCGTCCGACTTCTCGCTTAGGGTTGAATCCGCCAAGGATGGTCTCTACCTGATGATGCAGGGGCGGCTCGATAGGGAAAACGCGGAAGTATCCCTGCAAGCCCTGATGGATCAGATCGATGTTCATCGGGTCCAAGCCGTGCACGCGGATCTGTCGGGCGTAACGTACCTGGACGGCGCCGGCATCTCGGTCCTGGTGGCGGCTGAGCGGCAAGCCAAAGCCAAGGGCGCTACCTTTTCCATACAAAACGCTTCCCTTCAAATCAGTGGGTTCCTGGGTCTGGTCGACAGGGAAAACTTGGAAGACTGTCCCGTCTGTGGAAGAAGACGCAGCGCGGGCCTGATAGAACGGCTCGGCGGCTCAACCATCCGAATCGTTCGAGACGTCCTGTTTCAGATTACCTTTGTCGGTGAATTGGCTTTTGCGCTTCTGCATTCCATGCGTCACCCCGGAAAAGTGCGATGGGGCGACACGGTCGGCAACATGGAACGGGTCGGAGTGGACGCACTTCCCATCGTGGGGCTTATAAGCCTCCTGGTGGGGCTGGTCATGGGATTCCAGGGGGCCGTATCCCTGCAGACATACGGTGTGGGGATCCTGCTGTCCAAGCTCATAAGCTTGGTTATGGTGCAGGAAATGGGACCCTTGATCACCGCTATCATCGTTGCGGGTCGTTCGGGGTCGGCCTTTGCGTCCGAGATCGGCACCATGAAAGTATCGGAAGAGCTGGACGCATTGACCACCATGGGACTGGCGCCCACACGGTTTGTCGCTGTTCCCAAGTTGCTGGCCATGATCGTTGTAATGCCCTTCCTGACCCTTTTTTCGGATATCGTGGGCGTTATAGGAGGTATGATCGTGGGCGTGGCCATGTTGAATGTGTCCTACGCGGGGTACATGAACGAGACCCTTTCTTCCCTCGATTTGTGGTACCTGATTCACGGCGGCATCAAGAGCATGATCTTCGCCGTTCTGATCGCGGGTTCGGGTTGCCTTCGAGGATTTCAGACCGAGGGGGGGGCGGAGGGCGTGGGGCGGCAGACAACTTCCGCCGTGGTGACGGGCATCTTCCTGGTGGTGCTGGCCAACGCCTTGTATCGCATCGGACTTCAGGCATGGAATTGA
- a CDS encoding MCE family protein encodes MLTKASSFRVGLFLLSGIGIGLAAVIWLGTSQLFEKTMTYATYFDESVSGLSVDSSVKYRGVDVGRVKSIEVAPDGRLIEVLIQIDSMIRITSDVRAQLKEAGITGIRYIELARIETPEAEKYTLNLPFPTPAPVIPSRPSALGQLFKDIDKVFTRFSELDLESLVIGIKDVVNNANDLLSNPDLQDVIAKLRSMATDLATTAAELKALSQNPHLSGTLENADALLAQARSLTLEFEKSVDALNLETRLGRLMDKLDTMSDAGARLLTGLDQKSRLLERKLDRIAGEMDSMFQNLNEFSERLKDRPSELLFSDPPPERRW; translated from the coding sequence ATGCTAACCAAAGCGAGTTCATTTCGGGTCGGCCTGTTTCTGCTATCGGGTATTGGGATCGGTCTGGCGGCGGTCATCTGGTTGGGCACTTCCCAGTTGTTCGAGAAAACCATGACGTACGCCACGTACTTTGACGAATCCGTGAGCGGCCTCAGCGTGGATTCCTCCGTTAAGTACAGAGGAGTTGACGTGGGACGGGTAAAGAGCATCGAGGTGGCGCCGGACGGCAGACTCATCGAGGTGCTGATTCAGATCGATTCGATGATACGCATAACGTCGGATGTCCGCGCTCAGTTGAAAGAGGCGGGTATTACAGGGATCCGCTATATCGAACTGGCGCGCATCGAGACGCCGGAGGCGGAAAAGTACACCCTGAATCTCCCGTTTCCAACACCCGCACCGGTCATTCCTTCGCGTCCTTCCGCGTTGGGGCAGCTTTTCAAGGATATCGACAAGGTTTTCACCAGGTTCAGTGAATTGGATCTTGAGAGCCTGGTGATTGGCATCAAGGATGTAGTGAACAATGCGAACGATCTACTTTCAAACCCCGATTTGCAGGACGTCATCGCCAAATTGAGATCCATGGCCACGGATCTCGCGACTACGGCGGCTGAGCTCAAAGCGTTGTCCCAAAACCCTCATCTGTCCGGCACTCTGGAAAATGCCGATGCGCTCCTGGCGCAAGCGCGCAGCCTGACTCTCGAATTTGAAAAAAGCGTAGACGCGTTGAATTTGGAAACCCGTCTAGGCCGTCTTATGGACAAACTGGATACGATGTCGGATGCCGGCGCGCGACTCCTAACGGGCTTAGACCAAAAAAGCAGGCTCCTCGAACGGAAACTGGATCGAATTGCCGGCGAGATGGACTCCATGTTTCAGAATCTGAACGAGTTTTCCGAGCGGTTGAAGGATCGGCCTTCCGAACTCCTGTTCAGCGACCCTCCTCCTGAACGAAGATGGTAG
- the kdsB gene encoding 3-deoxy-manno-octulosonate cytidylyltransferase, with protein sequence MQAVVIIPARYGSTRFEGKALASIAGKPMIQHVYERACRSATARRVCLATDDERIMEAARKFGGEAVLTSARQRSGTDRVAEAADLLGLDDHELVVNIQGDQPLFEPIQIDQVLGPLAEDPDLPMSTLIHRITNPAEIDDPNIVKTVFDRAGSALYFSRATIPHRRDSAGTVDYYKHHGIYGYRRHFLRTFSQWPTSTLEEIEKLEQLRALDHGAVIRIVISHLDSLEVDTPADARKVERILNGR encoded by the coding sequence ATGCAGGCGGTCGTTATCATACCGGCCCGATATGGGTCCACTCGATTTGAGGGAAAGGCCCTGGCTTCCATAGCAGGGAAGCCCATGATTCAGCACGTGTACGAGCGGGCTTGCCGCAGTGCTACGGCCCGGCGCGTGTGCCTGGCCACGGACGACGAACGGATCATGGAAGCCGCCCGCAAGTTCGGAGGAGAGGCCGTCCTCACATCGGCGCGTCAACGATCCGGCACGGACCGGGTGGCCGAAGCGGCGGACCTTCTGGGCTTGGATGACCACGAACTCGTGGTGAACATCCAGGGAGACCAACCCCTATTCGAGCCGATACAGATCGACCAGGTGCTCGGGCCGCTGGCTGAAGACCCGGACCTTCCCATGTCTACGCTCATTCACAGGATCACAAATCCTGCGGAGATCGATGACCCGAACATTGTAAAGACCGTGTTTGACCGGGCGGGCAGTGCGCTGTACTTTTCCAGGGCCACCATTCCCCATCGCCGGGATTCGGCGGGAACCGTGGATTATTACAAACATCATGGCATTTATGGGTACAGGCGTCATTTCCTGCGCACCTTCAGCCAATGGCCGACCTCCACCCTGGAGGAAATCGAGAAGCTCGAGCAACTCAGGGCCCTCGATCATGGAGCCGTCATCCGGATCGTCATCTCGCATCTGGATTCGCTTGAAGTGGACACTCCCGCCGACGCACGCAAAGTCGAGCGTATCCTGAACGGGCGGTAA
- a CDS encoding DegT/DnrJ/EryC1/StrS family aminotransferase, with translation MPGFELLGEEEKQQILDVLSRGVLFRYEFDRERGGVYKTAEFEDAFAERTGAKYALAVSSGTAALKVALAALGIGPGDEVITQGFTFVATWEAILDCGAVPVFAEIDDTLCMDPEDLKKKITSRTKAIIPVHMLGGMADIIPIMKVAGEAGIPVIEDTAQACGGTLNGKALGTFGAFGTFSFDSVKTITTGEGGMIITDDEAVYVNACEYHDHGHDHDPTVGRGLEKRRFFGMNYRMMELQGAMGLAQLAKLDEILRRQRANKAALRQALETAPGVAFRRLPDPSGDTATFLSFSLPSDEQARTFNTAMAENNAGCIYFFENSWHFYRKWEHLIGKKTVIQSGWPFIGAHGSERLGYPPDALPKSNAIMSRTLVIPISNFMDGEIAKITKAVKQASKVL, from the coding sequence ATGCCCGGGTTCGAGCTATTGGGAGAAGAGGAAAAACAGCAAATTCTGGATGTGTTGTCCCGTGGTGTTCTTTTTCGCTACGAATTCGACCGGGAGCGCGGAGGTGTTTACAAGACGGCCGAGTTCGAGGACGCCTTTGCAGAGCGGACCGGAGCCAAATACGCTCTGGCGGTTTCCTCGGGTACGGCAGCGCTGAAAGTGGCTCTGGCGGCGCTGGGCATCGGTCCCGGCGATGAAGTGATCACGCAGGGATTCACTTTTGTGGCCACCTGGGAAGCCATTCTGGACTGCGGCGCCGTACCTGTGTTCGCAGAAATCGATGATACCTTGTGCATGGATCCGGAGGATCTGAAGAAGAAGATCACGTCCAGGACAAAAGCGATCATACCGGTGCACATGCTGGGCGGCATGGCCGATATAATCCCTATCATGAAGGTTGCCGGAGAGGCCGGAATACCCGTCATTGAAGATACGGCCCAGGCGTGCGGGGGAACTTTGAACGGTAAGGCATTGGGGACCTTTGGCGCTTTCGGCACCTTTTCCTTCGATTCGGTAAAAACCATTACCACCGGGGAAGGTGGGATGATCATCACGGACGACGAAGCGGTTTACGTCAACGCGTGTGAGTATCACGACCACGGTCACGACCATGATCCGACCGTGGGCCGAGGGCTCGAAAAGCGCCGGTTCTTCGGGATGAACTACCGGATGATGGAGCTTCAGGGGGCCATGGGACTGGCTCAGTTGGCCAAACTGGATGAAATCCTCAGGAGACAACGGGCCAACAAGGCGGCCTTGCGTCAAGCGCTGGAGACGGCGCCGGGTGTCGCTTTTCGGCGCTTACCGGACCCCTCGGGTGACACGGCCACGTTTCTGAGCTTTTCGCTCCCTTCGGACGAACAGGCCAGAACATTCAATACGGCCATGGCGGAGAACAATGCAGGCTGCATTTACTTCTTCGAGAACAGTTGGCACTTCTACCGCAAGTGGGAACATCTCATCGGGAAAAAAACCGTCATCCAATCGGGCTGGCCGTTCATCGGAGCCCACGGCAGCGAGCGCCTCGGGTATCCCCCGGACGCGCTGCCAAAGTCCAATGCGATTATGAGCCGGACCTTGGTGATTCCCATCAGCAACTTCATGGACGGGGAAATCGCAAAGATAACAAAGGCGGTCAAGCAAGCGTCGAAAGTGCTCTAA
- a CDS encoding divergent polysaccharide deacetylase family protein, whose amino-acid sequence MATRSKTPTRNTTRKKTSGPAKAARKRKSTKRPSKNGFPWTWFTYLGLFSLMLICFGVGFWVRPYVEKWSRTEEKAPPKKPSSHISRKSIPTPSPSLPPIKVEKETEIEVTPQENTVQVPETKQHFKKICIILDDFGFNLTSEVREILELDPGITVAILPDRPFSREVMELAGSLGHEILIHAPFEGRAGSTEKQYIHKGDTSERIHALLEQWHDSLPRAVGINNHQGSAATADAATMDSVMTFLKRRNLLFVDSWTAKDTVGFRMAKLSGVPYGARIVPFLDNDGTREEVHANLEQLLEKTGNFTVPIAIGHVTKKATREVLMEVVPRLESMGYKLAPITEAVRQPS is encoded by the coding sequence TTGGCGACCCGAAGCAAAACACCCACTCGAAATACGACAAGGAAGAAGACTTCAGGTCCGGCAAAAGCTGCACGAAAACGAAAAAGCACGAAAAGGCCTTCGAAAAATGGGTTTCCCTGGACCTGGTTCACGTATCTCGGTCTTTTTTCGCTCATGTTGATCTGCTTCGGCGTCGGCTTCTGGGTGCGTCCTTACGTGGAGAAGTGGTCCAGGACGGAGGAAAAGGCGCCCCCAAAGAAGCCTTCGTCTCATATATCGAGAAAGAGTATTCCGACACCAAGTCCCTCCCTCCCTCCCATAAAGGTGGAGAAAGAGACGGAAATAGAGGTAACGCCCCAAGAAAATACGGTACAAGTACCTGAAACTAAACAGCATTTTAAGAAGATCTGCATCATCCTGGACGACTTCGGGTTTAACCTGACTTCGGAAGTCCGTGAAATCCTCGAGCTGGACCCCGGCATAACCGTCGCCATCTTGCCGGATCGCCCCTTCTCGAGAGAAGTCATGGAACTGGCCGGATCCCTGGGCCACGAAATCCTTATTCATGCCCCGTTCGAAGGGCGCGCGGGGAGCACGGAAAAACAGTACATTCACAAAGGGGATACGTCCGAACGGATTCACGCGCTGCTGGAACAATGGCATGATTCTTTGCCCCGGGCCGTCGGAATCAACAATCATCAAGGTTCCGCGGCAACGGCGGATGCCGCAACCATGGATTCGGTCATGACGTTTCTGAAACGACGCAATCTGCTTTTTGTGGATAGCTGGACAGCGAAGGACACGGTAGGATTCCGGATGGCCAAGTTGTCGGGAGTCCCTTATGGGGCTCGAATTGTGCCTTTTCTGGACAACGACGGCACCCGGGAAGAAGTGCACGCGAATTTGGAGCAACTGTTGGAAAAAACCGGGAATTTCACAGTACCCATAGCCATCGGCCATGTAACAAAGAAAGCTACGAGAGAGGTCCTGATGGAAGTGGTGCCACGGCTCGAATCCATGGGATACAAGTTGGCGCCGATCACTGAAGCCGTTCGTCAGCCTTCGTGA
- the radA gene encoding DNA repair protein RadA yields MYSCENCGYRAPKWLGKCPGCESFQTFVEDTEKVESSSSNTPFNLPLQVLSEVTIDSENRLTCGISELDRVLGGGLVPGSTILVGGDPGIGKSTLMLQTLAQFQKQGLKTLYVSGEESVQQIKMRSVRLKFDTLPILVLTETYQKRIRALVDEHRPNVVVIDSIQTMYAEGNNSAPGSLSQVRDVSSRFVSLSKQTGIPVFLVGHVTKEGAIAGPRVLEHMVDTVLYFEGDRGHALRILRAVKNRFGSTNEIGVFEMKDSGLAEVSNPSQLFLAERPLNVPGSVVVPCMGGTRPILLELQALVTPSPLGVPRRVTIGVDSARVSLLVAVLERKAGLQLTGQDLFLNVAGGVKADEPALDLGLAGAIASSCLERPISPDTVMLGEIGLSGEIRAVSQTDLRLKEAEKMGFRRCFLPASNGSRAGKTKGLKLIGVETLSEALKHWFD; encoded by the coding sequence ATGTACTCTTGCGAAAACTGCGGATATCGCGCGCCCAAATGGCTGGGCAAATGCCCCGGCTGCGAGTCTTTCCAGACCTTTGTAGAAGACACGGAAAAGGTCGAATCTTCCTCTTCCAACACGCCTTTTAACCTGCCCCTGCAAGTTCTCAGCGAAGTAACCATTGACAGCGAAAACCGGCTCACCTGTGGAATCAGCGAACTGGACCGGGTCCTGGGAGGCGGCCTTGTACCGGGATCGACGATTCTGGTGGGCGGCGACCCCGGCATCGGGAAATCGACGCTCATGTTGCAGACCTTGGCCCAATTTCAAAAGCAGGGCCTCAAGACGCTGTACGTTTCCGGAGAAGAATCGGTGCAGCAGATCAAAATGCGCAGCGTACGCCTGAAGTTCGACACGCTGCCCATATTGGTGCTCACCGAAACGTATCAGAAGCGGATTCGCGCCCTGGTGGACGAGCATCGCCCCAACGTGGTGGTGATCGATTCCATCCAAACCATGTACGCCGAAGGCAACAACTCCGCCCCGGGCAGTTTGAGCCAGGTTCGGGACGTGTCCTCGAGGTTTGTTTCCCTCTCGAAACAGACGGGCATCCCAGTGTTCCTTGTGGGCCATGTGACCAAAGAGGGCGCCATCGCCGGGCCCCGCGTGCTCGAACATATGGTGGACACGGTCCTGTATTTTGAAGGGGATCGGGGCCACGCGTTGCGTATACTGCGAGCCGTCAAGAACCGGTTCGGATCGACCAACGAGATCGGCGTTTTCGAGATGAAAGATTCCGGTCTCGCGGAAGTTTCGAATCCCTCTCAGTTGTTTCTGGCCGAGCGTCCGCTCAATGTGCCCGGAAGCGTGGTGGTTCCCTGCATGGGCGGAACACGACCCATTCTGCTGGAATTGCAGGCTCTGGTCACACCCAGTCCGCTGGGCGTGCCCCGTCGGGTCACCATCGGTGTGGATTCGGCCCGCGTGTCTCTGCTCGTGGCGGTGCTCGAGAGAAAAGCCGGATTGCAGCTCACGGGCCAGGACCTTTTTCTCAATGTGGCCGGAGGCGTCAAGGCGGACGAGCCGGCCTTGGATCTGGGGCTGGCGGGCGCTATTGCTTCGAGCTGCCTCGAACGTCCCATTTCCCCGGACACCGTCATGCTGGGTGAGATCGGGCTGAGCGGGGAGATCCGGGCCGTTTCCCAGACGGACCTTCGGCTGAAAGAGGCGGAAAAGATGGGGTTCCGTCGCTGTTTTCTGCCTGCTTCCAACGGCTCCCGCGCCGGCAAGACAAAGGGTTTGAAGCTCATCGGCGTGGAAACGTTGAGCGAGGCCCTGAAGCACTGGTTCGACTAG
- a CDS encoding iron-containing alcohol dehydrogenase — MQSFKIQGARRMVFGAGAISTLPEEIEKFGAKKVLVVMDQGLCRLEFPDRVMAPLKANGIEAVLFGDLEPEPSPNSADAGAAVAMELGADLVVGVGGGSSMDVAKAVAMLAKNPGQARDYIGLGLVKRPGLPTIMVPTTAGTGSEVTFTAVFTMRESKSKGGINDEKLYPHLALLDPELTLGCPSNVTAFTGMDALTHAIESYTSLNANPVSDIYALEAIRLIGANLREAVFHGDDLEARTNMLLGSYLAGLGLANAGVGAVHALAYPLGALFGINHGTANAVLLPYVMEFNVPASVDRFSDVAWALGEPCADLSQRDAAAAAVEAVLALSEDIGIPEGLTDLDIPEDAIEELAVGAMKVARPIANNPRLVLFEDAVEIYKNAY, encoded by the coding sequence ATGCAGTCATTTAAAATACAAGGGGCTCGCAGGATGGTGTTCGGTGCGGGCGCGATTTCCACGCTTCCTGAAGAGATTGAGAAGTTCGGAGCAAAGAAAGTGCTTGTGGTCATGGATCAGGGACTGTGTCGCTTGGAGTTTCCGGATCGAGTCATGGCTCCGTTGAAGGCGAACGGCATCGAAGCCGTTCTGTTCGGCGATCTTGAGCCGGAACCGTCTCCGAATTCAGCGGATGCGGGTGCAGCCGTGGCCATGGAACTGGGCGCGGATCTGGTGGTAGGTGTGGGCGGCGGCAGCTCCATGGACGTGGCCAAAGCCGTAGCCATGCTGGCCAAGAATCCCGGTCAGGCGAGGGATTACATCGGTCTGGGACTGGTTAAACGACCCGGCCTGCCGACCATCATGGTTCCCACCACAGCCGGAACAGGCAGCGAAGTAACCTTCACGGCCGTGTTCACCATGCGGGAATCGAAAAGCAAGGGCGGCATCAATGATGAAAAGCTCTACCCTCATCTTGCTTTGCTGGATCCCGAACTGACGTTGGGTTGTCCTTCAAATGTGACGGCCTTCACCGGGATGGACGCACTGACCCATGCAATTGAATCCTATACTTCCTTGAACGCCAATCCGGTGAGCGATATCTATGCGCTCGAGGCCATCCGCTTGATCGGGGCCAATCTACGCGAGGCCGTATTCCATGGCGACGATCTGGAGGCGAGAACGAACATGCTGTTGGGAAGCTACCTGGCGGGTCTCGGTCTGGCCAATGCGGGCGTGGGGGCTGTTCACGCGCTGGCCTATCCCCTGGGTGCACTGTTCGGCATCAACCACGGAACCGCCAATGCCGTGTTGCTGCCTTATGTGATGGAGTTTAATGTTCCGGCTTCCGTGGATCGGTTTTCGGATGTGGCGTGGGCCCTGGGCGAGCCCTGCGCCGATCTGTCCCAAAGGGATGCGGCTGCTGCGGCGGTGGAAGCGGTTTTGGCCCTGTCGGAAGACATCGGCATTCCCGAAGGATTGACGGATCTGGACATCCCGGAAGACGCTATCGAGGAATTGGCCGTCGGGGCAATGAAAGTGGCCCGGCCCATCGCCAATAATCCCCGTCTGGTGCTTTTCGAGGACGCCGTCGAGATCTACAAGAACGCGTATTAG
- a CDS encoding ATP-binding cassette domain-containing protein: protein MELTTDAAPPVIRVKGLEARYGENVIFRDVGFDVRRGEIFGILGGSGCGKSTLMKLLIGLRSPYAGKVFIEGEEFVAEDQKVFERLTRKMGVLYQSGALLSSMSVAENVALPIQENTHLPAEIVHTMVHLNLQLVHLSGYQDYLPGELSGGMKKRTALARAMALNPALLFFDEPSAGLDPITAAEMDQLIVTLNQSLETTMVIVTHDLASIFNIIDRAIVLDKESKTVVASGNPKELRDASENERVRRFFQREV, encoded by the coding sequence ATGGAATTGACGACGGACGCAGCACCTCCGGTGATTCGCGTGAAAGGGCTCGAGGCGCGCTACGGTGAAAACGTCATCTTCCGTGACGTCGGTTTCGACGTCCGCCGGGGGGAGATATTCGGCATACTCGGCGGGAGCGGTTGCGGTAAGAGTACGCTAATGAAACTCCTTATAGGACTGCGGAGCCCGTATGCGGGCAAAGTGTTTATCGAAGGTGAGGAGTTTGTGGCGGAGGACCAGAAGGTTTTCGAGCGGCTGACGCGGAAAATGGGCGTGCTGTATCAATCCGGAGCTCTTTTAAGCTCGATGAGCGTGGCCGAGAACGTGGCGCTTCCCATTCAGGAAAACACGCATCTACCCGCCGAAATCGTGCATACCATGGTGCATCTGAACCTCCAACTCGTCCATCTTAGCGGGTATCAGGACTATCTTCCCGGCGAACTTAGTGGGGGTATGAAGAAGAGGACCGCGTTGGCCCGCGCCATGGCCTTGAATCCGGCTTTGCTGTTTTTCGACGAGCCTTCGGCCGGTCTGGATCCCATCACAGCCGCCGAGATGGATCAGCTGATCGTGACCCTGAATCAAAGTCTCGAGACGACCATGGTGATCGTCACCCATGATCTGGCCAGCATTTTCAATATCATTGATCGGGCCATCGTGTTGGATAAAGAATCGAAAACCGTGGTGGCGTCCGGTAATCCAAAGGAACTCAGAGACGCGAGCGAGAACGAACGGGTTCGGCGCTTCTTTCAGAGGGAAGTGTGA
- a CDS encoding membrane integrity-associated transporter subunit PqiC, translated as MKFTRYATCLMAVMFMSACASYTPVREKTSYYVLEYPPPITKSLDTLDVAVKVSRFNIAALYNSLPMVYRADAFERNTYAYHLWREPPTDMVRDLLIRDLRASGAFRLVLRSDTDAEARFRLEGDIEEFYELDQKETWSAVFTAVMTLLDEEAQDVTRLVLFQRSYTEQQICAEKRPKAVVLAMSQAVQAFSAAFIPELHAAVKRRLAEDSSDRHVSKVPGNPR; from the coding sequence ATGAAGTTTACAAGGTATGCAACCTGTCTGATGGCTGTTATGTTCATGTCGGCATGCGCATCCTACACGCCGGTTCGAGAGAAGACCTCGTATTATGTGTTGGAGTATCCGCCTCCGATAACGAAATCGTTGGATACCCTGGACGTGGCTGTAAAGGTATCTCGCTTCAATATCGCGGCCCTATACAACAGCCTGCCCATGGTATATCGGGCGGATGCCTTCGAACGAAACACGTATGCATACCACCTGTGGCGGGAGCCACCCACGGATATGGTGAGGGATCTTCTGATTCGCGACCTCCGCGCGTCCGGGGCCTTTCGATTGGTGCTGCGTTCCGACACCGATGCGGAAGCCCGTTTCCGATTGGAGGGGGACATCGAGGAATTCTATGAGCTGGATCAGAAAGAAACATGGTCGGCCGTATTCACGGCGGTGATGACTCTTTTGGACGAGGAAGCGCAGGACGTGACGCGCCTCGTCTTGTTCCAGAGGTCGTACACGGAGCAACAAATCTGCGCGGAAAAAAGACCCAAGGCCGTGGTTCTGGCCATGAGCCAGGCGGTGCAGGCATTCTCCGCGGCGTTCATTCCGGAGTTGCACGCAGCGGTGAAACGTCGATTGGCCGAGGATTCGTCGGATCGACATGTATCCAAAGTTCCTGGAAACCCGCGATGA
- the queD gene encoding 6-carboxytetrahydropterin synthase QueD — protein sequence MYELKIVDSFAAAHSLRNFRGKCESLHGHNWKIEVWVRSERLDEAGLVLDFKVVKNATQEVLDRLDHKYLNELVPFEIENPSSERIAEYIYKQLSEKLNREGVKVHKVSAWESEDARAAYFEEGTA from the coding sequence ATGTATGAGTTGAAAATCGTAGATTCGTTCGCTGCCGCTCATAGTCTCAGGAACTTCCGTGGCAAGTGCGAGTCGCTGCACGGTCACAACTGGAAGATCGAGGTTTGGGTTCGATCCGAGCGTCTCGATGAGGCCGGACTGGTATTGGATTTCAAGGTGGTGAAGAACGCAACCCAGGAGGTTTTGGACCGGTTGGATCACAAGTATCTGAACGAGCTGGTGCCTTTTGAAATAGAGAATCCCTCCTCGGAACGGATAGCCGAGTATATCTACAAACAGCTTTCGGAGAAGTTGAACAGGGAGGGTGTGAAGGTTCACAAAGTATCCGCATGGGAGTCGGAGGATGCCCGGGCCGCCTATTTTGAAGAGGGGACGGCATGA